A genomic window from Salvelinus alpinus chromosome 10, SLU_Salpinus.1, whole genome shotgun sequence includes:
- the LOC139532144 gene encoding basic helix-loop-helix transcription factor scleraxis, translating to MKSTGSEQCAVPDGFPSDLDELDSGSEESSDNKSTGSGCSPQGGGREGARQRERGCSRRLQGVSKQRQAANARERDRTHSVNTAFTALRTLIPTEPADRKLSKIETLRLASSYISHLANVLLLGDECLDGQPCLGYHSILQSSTNINSSSPPLRPICTFCLSNQRKTLRDGGKHTAI from the exons ATGAAGTCCACAGGGAGCGAACAGTGTGCCGTGCCGGACGGTTTCCCCTCCGACCTGGACGAGCTGGATAGCGGAAGCGAGGAGAGCTCCGACAACAAGTCGACGGGCAGCGGCTGTAGCCCCCAGGGAGGGGGCCGGGAGGGGgccaggcagagggagagggggtgcaGCAGGCGTCTGCAGGGCGTTAGCAAACAGAGGCAGGCAGCCAACGCGCGGGAGCGGGACCGGACCCACAGCGTGAACACGGCCTTCACCGCGCTGCGCACCCTCATTCCCACAGAACCAGCCGACAGGAAACTGTCCAAAATCGAGACGCTGCGCCTGGCGTCCAGCTACATCTCCCACCTTGCCAACGTGCTGCTGCTGGGGGACGAGTGTTTGGATGGACAGCCCTGTCTCGGGTACCACAGCATCTTGCAGAGCAGCACCAACATCAACAGCAGCAGCCCCCCACTCAGGCCCATATGCACTTTCTGTCTCAGTAACCAGAGGAAAACG CTCAGAGATGGAGGAAAGCACACAGCCATCTGA